The proteins below are encoded in one region of Aquisphaera giovannonii:
- a CDS encoding amino acid permease, translated as MATNDHAEDLRDLAGFGYRQELHRSLGSFSSFAAGFSYISILTGVFQMFALGFAAAGPAFFWTWPVVLLGQLSVAAGFAELAAHYPLSGGVYQWSRRIGPAGLGWMAGWVYLASSVISLAAVALALQGTLPQLASAFQVVGDAADPADRARNAVLLGCILIALTTAVNVAGVRLMAWINNLGVMSELAGVTLLIVLLLLRAKRGPGILLQIHGGDPAAGWTSGMIGPLLAAAIMPSYVLYGFDTAGTLAEETTAPRRRAPRAILRALLAAGVAGGLLIAAGLMAADDPTSSRLSAIDGGLPWLIKEALGPSLGRLFLGAVVFAIAVCALAVHAGTVRLIFAMARDDALPFARSLALVPRGTGTPVVPAVATGAAAAAILVANVNLPRIIETLCSVAIVWANLAYLLVSYPLLAARLRGWPDSEGPAPFRLGRLGLVVNVLAVAWGAFLVVNMSWPRASIYGDDPAGKYAAALATGALVAIGLVYYMVARRRGFAVLSEHSAAAEPELPGPALGPVGAD; from the coding sequence GTGGCGACGAACGATCACGCGGAGGATCTCCGCGACCTGGCGGGCTTCGGCTACCGGCAGGAGCTGCATCGGTCCCTGGGGAGCTTCTCGTCGTTCGCGGCCGGGTTCTCCTACATCTCGATCCTGACGGGCGTCTTCCAGATGTTCGCGCTGGGCTTCGCCGCGGCGGGCCCGGCGTTCTTCTGGACCTGGCCGGTCGTGCTGCTCGGGCAGCTCTCCGTGGCGGCCGGCTTCGCGGAGCTCGCGGCGCATTACCCGCTCTCGGGGGGCGTCTACCAGTGGTCGCGGCGGATCGGCCCGGCGGGGCTGGGCTGGATGGCCGGCTGGGTCTATCTGGCGAGCTCGGTCATCTCCCTCGCGGCCGTGGCGCTGGCGCTCCAGGGGACCTTGCCGCAACTCGCCTCGGCCTTCCAGGTCGTCGGGGATGCGGCGGACCCCGCCGATCGGGCGCGGAATGCCGTGCTCCTGGGCTGCATCCTGATCGCCCTGACGACGGCGGTGAACGTGGCCGGGGTGCGGCTCATGGCGTGGATCAACAACCTCGGCGTGATGAGCGAGCTGGCCGGCGTGACGCTGCTCATCGTCCTCCTGCTGCTCCGGGCGAAGCGGGGCCCGGGGATCCTGCTGCAGATCCACGGCGGCGATCCGGCCGCAGGATGGACATCGGGGATGATCGGGCCGCTGCTGGCGGCGGCGATCATGCCGTCGTACGTCCTCTACGGCTTCGACACCGCCGGCACCCTCGCGGAGGAGACGACCGCCCCGAGGAGGAGGGCGCCCCGGGCCATCCTGCGGGCGTTGCTGGCGGCGGGGGTCGCCGGAGGCCTGCTCATCGCGGCCGGCCTGATGGCGGCCGACGACCCGACATCCTCCCGCCTCTCCGCCATCGACGGGGGGCTGCCTTGGCTAATCAAGGAGGCGCTCGGCCCGTCGCTCGGGCGGCTCTTCCTGGGGGCGGTCGTCTTCGCGATCGCCGTCTGCGCCCTGGCGGTGCATGCCGGCACGGTCCGCCTGATCTTCGCGATGGCGAGGGACGACGCCCTGCCCTTCGCCCGGTCGCTCGCCCTGGTCCCGCGGGGGACCGGCACGCCGGTCGTGCCGGCCGTCGCGACGGGGGCGGCCGCGGCCGCGATCCTGGTCGCGAACGTGAACCTGCCGCGGATCATCGAGACGCTCTGCTCGGTGGCGATCGTCTGGGCCAACCTGGCCTACCTCCTCGTGAGCTATCCGCTGCTGGCGGCCAGGCTCCGGGGATGGCCGGACTCCGAGGGCCCGGCGCCATTCCGGCTGGGGCGTTTGGGCCTCGTCGTGAACGTCCTGGCGGTCGCCTGGGGGGCGTTCCTGGTCGTGAACATGAGCTGGCCGCGCGCGTCGATCTACGGCGACGATCCGGCGGGGAAGTACGCGGCCGCGCTGGCCACCGGGGCGCTCGTCGCGATTGGGCTGGTCTATTACATGGTCGCGCGGCGGCGGGGCTTCGCGGTGCTGTCCGAGCATTCGGCCGCCGCGGAGCCGGAGTTGCCCGGGCCCGCGCTGGGGCCCGTCGGGGCGGATTGA
- a CDS encoding methyltransferase domain-containing protein, translated as MPESSSAPASKPKFDNKGQYSRTSILRYEKIFGRDYISTGGHETTENLCRRLEGVLRPGFRVLDVGSGIGGAAFHLAKAYGAKVTGVDLAEEMVAIAVDRVEELGMQGDVNFILGDVLETSFPEKFDVIWSRDALMHVPDKKTLFACLYGLMADGGKMVITDYARGRTPASPEFEEYIVKTGYSVIEPGQYGQLLRDAGFVDVVVDDATATFVDILGREKKRLVEHRSEFLSSFSEEDLNYLVERWAMKERFCAAGDMKWGIYLATRKG; from the coding sequence ATGCCAGAGTCATCATCGGCGCCGGCTTCGAAGCCGAAGTTCGACAACAAGGGCCAGTACAGCCGCACCTCGATCCTCCGCTACGAGAAGATCTTCGGCCGGGACTATATCAGCACGGGCGGTCACGAGACGACCGAGAACCTGTGTCGCCGGCTGGAAGGGGTGCTCCGGCCCGGCTTCCGCGTGCTGGACGTGGGCAGCGGCATCGGCGGCGCGGCGTTCCACCTCGCGAAGGCGTACGGGGCGAAGGTGACGGGCGTGGACCTGGCCGAGGAGATGGTGGCGATCGCCGTCGATCGGGTGGAAGAGCTCGGGATGCAGGGCGACGTCAACTTCATCCTGGGGGACGTGCTCGAGACGTCCTTCCCGGAGAAGTTCGACGTCATCTGGAGCCGGGACGCCCTGATGCACGTCCCGGACAAGAAGACGCTCTTCGCCTGCCTGTACGGCCTGATGGCCGACGGCGGCAAGATGGTGATCACCGACTACGCCCGGGGCAGGACGCCGGCCTCGCCGGAGTTCGAGGAGTACATCGTCAAGACGGGCTACAGCGTCATCGAGCCCGGTCAGTACGGCCAGCTCCTCCGCGACGCCGGGTTCGTCGACGTGGTCGTGGACGACGCCACGGCGACCTTCGTGGACATCCTCGGCCGCGAGAAGAAGCGGCTCGTCGAGCACCGCTCCGAGTTCCTCTCGAGCTTCTCCGAGGAGGACCTGAATTACCTGGTCGAGCGCTGGGCGATGAAGGAGCGGTTCTGCGCGGCGGGCGACATGAAGTGGGGCATCTACCTCGCCACCCGCAAGGGCTGA
- a CDS encoding Calx-beta domain-containing protein, producing MAEGIGRGRRGGLARRGLGAVAGDKSPGRNRSRPRLEALELRRLLATHLVTNTGDSGPGTLRQAILDANAESSPADIWFQIPASNAALLDVPVSGFDPATREWTIALSSALPTITNTVRIDGFTEGNGAGVPYRYPAGVSSSVQSLSVTGSPTGGTFTLTTSAPLPVGTITLPYNATAATVQAKLGGLVGTGNVAVTGGPGPDSSFTITFQGAYAHESIPDVVADGTGLAGGTSPGVFVETTTAGGDATSDPTYITSSPSTTVATAGNNAIYTVVVDGSGLTGATGFTLQASHCNLRGLVIEGFDVGVHVLAADASGEPITGDLVQGNAIGDHRYYLYDSESGEALASSRAYAASGGNLEQGVILDALNSTVGGMNPQESNVICGNGAQGIWVTSGAIGNQILNNQIGLYGPDESGYYVDDGNASEGILIQSPSNLIVGNVVSANGGAGIRLIGASTVRNVISGNYVGVAAGGGYAFGTGNPGNVGDGIRLEDAGSNQIGGTDSGAANVIAANGGAGVYITGSSATGNVIENNMIGVTSDGGQVLGNAKEGVALYSGSNTVGPGNVISQNLLGIGIYGPGASEILVQDNLIGTDSTGTKAGFGNANQGILIVDSSNNTITGTTQGAQVISGNKVGVSISGVASTGNLLTGSFIGTDKAGKAPLPNATVGVLLSNAPGNTIGGSTAAALNVISANHVGVQVDGPTATGNLIAGNNIGTDVTGTQGLTGNEVVGVLFTTNASNNTVGGTATELGNKIAFNYVGVEVDSGTGNSILTNATWSNRHIGIDLVAPGDPASGITPNVPGVRSGPNNLQNAPVLTAAVGGAPTGSIQGSLNSVPSASFLIQFFANTSKDPSGYGQGQTYVGSTTVTTDASGDASFIYSTSTGLTTSNWITATATRLDTGDSSEFSNDVQALPVGIQLATAATTVASTSGLLTVHVLRTGNTAALVTVHYATANLTAVKGKDYTGVAGTMTFQPGEVDKTFTVPILNNVNQTASSVAFQIVLSSPTYGATIGAIGTETVTITNSLTHSLPNVFYVTTTADSGAGSLRQAILDANAASTQADIWFAIPASTAPGLDAPVDGFDPVTQEWTITLATPLPVITNSVWIDGFTQGTGGGVPYKYPTATDLIFITSRPNDLAALSGNDAVYTVVIDGSELTGATGFEVDASHSNLRGLVIQNFDVGVRVDATDLSGDPVLGVLVQGNAIGDHYQYLVNASTGADLPAGQSPVFARTNGNTGAGVIVDARNTTIGGSNPQECNIICGNGAQGILITAGATGNQVLGNQVGIAGPGGSGLYVQDGNGGDGVEVLSSGSAADPANIVYTSSIKIAGNVISANAGAGIRLVGAGAVRNLIEGNYVGVAPGGGYAFGTGNPGNKGDGIRLEDAGANQIGGPDPADSNAIASNGGAGVYIVGSSATGNVVEGNMIGVTSDGGQVLGNSREGVALYSGSNTIGPGNVISQNLLGIGIYGPGASETLVQDNLIGTDSTGTKFGFGNAKQGILIVDSSNNTISGTSQGSQVISGNNIGVSISGLASTQNLLAGNFIGTDKSGKLDLGNKAEGVFLSGAPRNSIGGGSSAALNLISANHVGIHLDGPFSTGNLIAGNFIGTDVTGNSRLGNEVTGVLFTGNAGGNTVGGTATGLGNRIAFHRQAGVEVDSGTGDSILSNAIWANNRIGIDLVAPGDPASGVTPARPAGTPGPNNLQNAPVLTTAVGGGTTSNVQGTLSSVPGTTFLIQFFTSLVPDPSGYGQGQTYIGSTTVTTDASGHAAFGYTPLNSLAPTDWVTATATNLSTGDTSEFSNSTSAVPVSVQFATATMTVEATSGSLIVHVVRSGNANALVSVNYATANGTAIAGKDYAAASGTLTFQPGEMDKTFVVTILANPSQAASSVAFQVALGSPTGGATLGTIATSTVTIDNNMPAVLQFSSGNYTGSASATSATITVVRGGGNRGGTVQVSYATAGGTGVAGVDYTPVSGTLTFLGNQTTATITVPLLHPASTATAVTVGLALGDASAGAQVGSQATATLTILAGGGGGGGGGGGGPVGPPPQITGQQLVVGPGGVSALVYSFSKALDPARASDLGNYGYYAITAGADGTFGTSDDGAIRLASASYDAASCSVTLVPTAPLPLGVFVRIVVDGMTDALLKRGITDTAGTLLSGAGNGVPGGPYVTTFGVGPRLAYADAAGVPVTMNLAKGGLIEVFRSAFGDVQSVTLLGAAPKRSILTLSAGVRRGRTTYMPPIAGAAGVRIRYRPSSAAFRHTPAPAARRPAR from the coding sequence ATGGCGGAGGGGATCGGCCGGGGTCGACGAGGAGGCCTCGCACGAAGGGGCCTGGGGGCCGTCGCGGGCGACAAGTCGCCGGGCAGGAACCGCAGCCGGCCGCGGCTCGAGGCCCTGGAGCTGCGCCGCCTCCTGGCCACTCACCTGGTCACGAATACCGGCGACTCCGGCCCCGGGACGCTCCGGCAGGCGATCCTCGACGCCAACGCCGAATCCTCTCCGGCGGACATCTGGTTCCAGATCCCCGCTTCCAACGCGGCCCTGCTCGACGTGCCGGTGAGCGGGTTCGACCCGGCGACGAGGGAGTGGACCATCGCCCTGAGCAGCGCGCTGCCGACCATCACGAACACCGTCCGGATCGACGGGTTCACCGAGGGGAATGGCGCGGGCGTCCCTTATCGATACCCGGCCGGCGTCTCCTCGAGCGTCCAGTCCCTCTCGGTGACGGGGAGCCCGACGGGCGGCACCTTCACGCTGACGACCTCCGCCCCGCTCCCCGTCGGGACGATCACGCTGCCCTACAACGCCACCGCCGCGACGGTCCAGGCGAAGCTGGGGGGGCTGGTCGGCACCGGGAACGTCGCGGTCACGGGCGGGCCGGGCCCGGATAGCTCGTTCACGATCACGTTCCAGGGCGCCTATGCCCACGAGAGCATCCCGGATGTCGTCGCCGACGGGACGGGCTTGGCGGGGGGCACCAGCCCGGGCGTCTTCGTCGAGACGACGACCGCGGGCGGTGACGCGACGTCGGACCCCACCTACATCACCTCGAGCCCGAGCACGACCGTGGCGACGGCGGGGAACAACGCCATCTACACCGTCGTGGTTGACGGCTCGGGGCTTACCGGCGCGACGGGGTTCACGCTCCAGGCCTCGCATTGCAACCTCCGCGGGCTTGTCATCGAGGGATTCGACGTCGGGGTCCATGTCCTCGCCGCGGACGCCTCGGGCGAGCCGATCACCGGCGACCTGGTCCAGGGTAATGCCATCGGCGACCACCGGTATTACCTGTACGATTCCGAGAGCGGGGAAGCCCTGGCGAGTTCCAGGGCCTACGCCGCGTCCGGGGGGAACCTCGAGCAGGGCGTCATCCTGGATGCTTTGAACTCGACCGTGGGAGGCATGAATCCCCAGGAAAGCAACGTGATCTGCGGCAACGGGGCCCAGGGGATCTGGGTGACCTCGGGCGCGATCGGCAACCAGATCCTCAACAATCAGATTGGCCTCTACGGCCCGGATGAGAGCGGCTATTACGTCGACGACGGCAACGCCTCGGAAGGCATCCTGATCCAGTCGCCGAGCAACCTGATCGTCGGCAACGTGGTCTCCGCGAACGGCGGGGCCGGCATCCGGCTGATTGGCGCCTCGACGGTGCGGAACGTGATCTCGGGGAACTATGTGGGCGTGGCGGCGGGCGGCGGCTACGCGTTCGGGACGGGGAACCCGGGCAACGTCGGCGACGGGATCCGTCTGGAAGACGCGGGCTCGAACCAGATCGGCGGGACGGACTCGGGCGCCGCCAACGTGATCGCCGCGAACGGCGGCGCGGGGGTCTACATCACCGGTTCGTCGGCCACGGGCAACGTGATCGAGAACAACATGATCGGCGTCACCTCCGACGGCGGCCAGGTGCTGGGCAACGCGAAGGAAGGGGTGGCGCTCTACTCGGGGAGCAACACGGTCGGGCCGGGCAACGTCATCTCCCAGAACCTGCTGGGGATCGGCATCTACGGCCCCGGCGCGTCGGAGATCCTCGTCCAGGACAACCTCATCGGCACCGATTCCACCGGGACGAAGGCCGGCTTCGGCAATGCGAACCAGGGCATCCTGATCGTCGACTCCTCGAACAACACCATCACGGGGACGACCCAGGGAGCCCAGGTTATCTCCGGAAACAAGGTGGGCGTGTCGATCTCCGGCGTCGCGTCCACCGGGAACCTGCTGACGGGCAGCTTCATCGGCACGGACAAGGCCGGCAAGGCGCCGCTCCCGAATGCGACCGTCGGCGTTTTGCTCTCGAACGCCCCGGGCAACACGATCGGGGGCAGCACCGCGGCGGCGCTGAACGTGATCTCGGCGAATCACGTCGGGGTGCAGGTCGACGGGCCGACCGCGACGGGCAACCTGATCGCGGGGAACAACATCGGCACCGACGTGACCGGCACCCAGGGACTGACCGGAAACGAGGTGGTCGGCGTCCTGTTCACGACCAATGCCAGCAACAACACGGTCGGCGGGACCGCGACGGAGCTGGGGAACAAAATCGCATTCAACTATGTGGGCGTCGAGGTCGATTCGGGGACGGGCAACAGCATCCTGACGAACGCGACCTGGTCGAACCGCCATATCGGAATCGACCTGGTGGCGCCGGGCGATCCGGCCAGCGGGATCACGCCCAATGTGCCCGGCGTGCGATCGGGGCCCAACAACCTTCAGAACGCGCCCGTCCTCACGGCGGCCGTCGGCGGTGCGCCGACGGGCAGCATCCAGGGCTCGTTGAATAGCGTGCCGTCCGCATCGTTCCTCATCCAGTTCTTCGCCAACACGTCGAAGGATCCGAGCGGATATGGCCAGGGCCAGACTTACGTCGGCTCGACCACGGTGACGACGGATGCGAGCGGGGATGCCTCGTTCATCTATTCGACGTCGACGGGCCTGACGACGTCGAACTGGATCACGGCGACGGCGACGAGGCTGGATACGGGGGACAGCTCCGAATTCTCGAACGACGTGCAGGCGCTGCCGGTGGGCATCCAGCTGGCGACGGCCGCGACGACCGTCGCGTCGACGTCCGGCCTGCTGACGGTCCATGTGCTTCGGACCGGGAACACGGCCGCCCTGGTGACGGTGCATTACGCCACGGCCAATTTGACGGCCGTGAAGGGCAAGGATTACACGGGGGTGGCGGGGACGATGACGTTCCAGCCCGGCGAGGTGGACAAGACGTTCACCGTGCCGATCCTCAACAACGTCAACCAGACGGCGAGCTCGGTGGCGTTCCAGATTGTGCTCAGCTCGCCCACCTACGGGGCGACGATCGGCGCGATCGGCACGGAGACGGTGACGATCACCAACAGCCTGACGCACTCGCTGCCGAACGTCTTCTACGTGACGACCACCGCGGACTCCGGCGCCGGCTCGCTGCGGCAGGCGATCCTGGACGCCAACGCGGCGAGCACGCAAGCGGACATCTGGTTCGCCATCCCGGCGTCGACGGCCCCCGGGCTGGATGCCCCGGTCGACGGCTTCGACCCGGTCACGCAGGAGTGGACCATCACGCTCGCCACGCCCCTGCCCGTGATCACCAACTCCGTCTGGATCGACGGCTTCACGCAGGGGACCGGCGGGGGCGTGCCCTACAAGTATCCCACGGCGACCGACCTCATCTTCATCACGTCCAGGCCGAATGACCTGGCCGCCCTGAGCGGGAACGACGCCGTCTATACGGTCGTGATCGACGGCAGCGAGCTGACGGGCGCCACGGGGTTCGAGGTCGACGCGTCGCACTCCAACCTGCGCGGCCTGGTCATCCAGAACTTCGACGTGGGCGTGCGCGTGGACGCGACGGACCTCTCCGGCGATCCGGTGCTCGGCGTGCTCGTGCAGGGGAATGCGATCGGCGACCACTACCAGTATCTGGTCAATGCCTCGACCGGCGCCGACCTCCCGGCCGGACAGTCGCCGGTCTTCGCCCGGACGAACGGGAACACGGGGGCGGGGGTGATCGTCGATGCGAGGAATACGACGATCGGCGGCTCCAATCCCCAGGAGTGCAACATCATCTGCGGCAATGGGGCGCAGGGGATCCTGATCACGGCGGGGGCGACGGGCAATCAGGTGCTCGGGAACCAGGTCGGCATCGCGGGCCCGGGCGGCAGCGGCCTGTACGTCCAGGACGGCAACGGCGGCGATGGCGTGGAGGTCCTCTCCTCCGGGAGTGCGGCGGATCCGGCGAACATCGTCTACACGTCGAGCATCAAGATCGCCGGCAACGTGATCTCCGCGAACGCCGGCGCGGGGATCCGCCTCGTCGGCGCGGGGGCCGTGAGGAACCTCATCGAGGGCAACTACGTCGGCGTCGCGCCGGGCGGCGGGTACGCCTTCGGGACGGGGAACCCCGGGAACAAGGGCGACGGCATCCGGCTGGAGGACGCCGGCGCGAACCAGATCGGCGGCCCGGACCCCGCCGACTCCAACGCGATCGCCTCCAACGGCGGCGCCGGCGTCTACATCGTGGGCTCGTCGGCCACGGGCAACGTGGTCGAGGGCAACATGATCGGCGTCACGTCCGACGGCGGCCAGGTCCTGGGCAATTCCCGCGAGGGGGTGGCGCTCTACTCGGGTAGCAACACGATCGGGCCCGGCAACGTCATCTCCCAGAACCTGCTGGGGATCGGCATCTACGGCCCCGGCGCGTCGGAGACCCTCGTCCAGGACAACCTGATCGGCACCGACTCCACCGGGACGAAGTTCGGCTTCGGCAACGCGAAGCAGGGGATCCTGATCGTCGACTCGTCGAACAACACGATCAGCGGCACGAGCCAGGGCTCCCAGGTCATCTCCGGGAACAATATCGGCGTCTCGATCTCCGGCCTCGCCTCCACGCAGAACCTGCTCGCCGGCAACTTCATCGGCACGGACAAGTCCGGCAAGCTGGATCTCGGGAACAAGGCCGAAGGGGTGTTCCTGAGCGGCGCCCCGCGGAACAGCATCGGCGGCGGCTCGTCGGCGGCGCTCAACCTGATCTCGGCCAACCACGTCGGCATTCACCTCGACGGCCCGTTCTCGACGGGCAACCTGATCGCGGGCAACTTCATCGGCACGGACGTCACGGGTAATTCGCGGCTGGGCAACGAGGTGACGGGCGTGCTGTTCACCGGGAATGCCGGCGGGAACACCGTCGGCGGCACGGCGACGGGCCTCGGGAACAGGATCGCCTTCCACCGGCAGGCGGGGGTCGAGGTCGATTCGGGGACCGGCGACAGCATCCTCTCCAACGCCATCTGGGCGAACAATCGGATCGGGATCGACCTGGTGGCGCCGGGCGATCCGGCGAGCGGCGTGACGCCCGCCCGGCCGGCGGGGACGCCGGGGCCGAACAACCTCCAGAATGCCCCGGTGCTGACGACGGCGGTCGGCGGGGGCACGACCAGCAACGTCCAGGGCACGCTCTCCAGCGTCCCGGGGACCACGTTCCTGATCCAGTTCTTCACCAGCCTCGTGCCCGACCCTTCGGGCTACGGCCAGGGCCAGACGTACATCGGATCGACGACGGTCACGACCGACGCGTCGGGCCATGCCGCGTTCGGGTACACCCCGCTGAACAGCCTGGCCCCGACGGACTGGGTCACGGCGACGGCCACGAACCTGAGCACGGGGGACACGTCGGAGTTCTCCAACTCCACCTCGGCCGTCCCGGTGAGCGTCCAGTTCGCGACGGCGACCATGACGGTCGAGGCGACCTCCGGCTCGCTGATCGTCCACGTCGTGCGGTCCGGCAACGCCAACGCCCTGGTCTCCGTGAATTACGCGACGGCCAACGGGACGGCGATCGCGGGCAAGGATTACGCGGCCGCGTCCGGGACACTGACGTTCCAGCCCGGCGAGATGGACAAGACCTTCGTGGTCACGATCCTCGCCAACCCCTCGCAGGCGGCGAGTTCGGTGGCCTTCCAGGTCGCCCTCGGCTCGCCGACTGGCGGGGCGACGCTGGGGACGATCGCCACCTCGACGGTCACCATCGACAACAACATGCCCGCGGTCCTCCAGTTCAGCAGCGGCAATTACACGGGCTCCGCGTCGGCGACGTCGGCGACGATCACCGTCGTGAGGGGTGGCGGGAATCGGGGCGGGACGGTCCAGGTGAGCTACGCGACGGCCGGGGGCACCGGCGTCGCGGGCGTCGATTACACGCCGGTCTCCGGCACCCTGACGTTCCTCGGCAATCAGACGACGGCCACCATCACCGTCCCCCTGCTCCACCCGGCCTCGACCGCGACCGCCGTGACGGTGGGCCTGGCCCTCGGCGACGCCTCGGCCGGGGCGCAGGTCGGCTCGCAGGCGACCGCCACCCTGACGATCCTCGCGGGCGGCGGCGGAGGTGGCGGCGGCGGAGGTGGGGGGCCTGTCGGGCCTCCGCCGCAGATCACGGGGCAGCAGCTCGTCGTCGGCCCCGGGGGCGTCTCCGCCCTGGTCTACTCCTTCAGCAAGGCGCTCGACCCGGCCCGCGCGTCGGACCTCGGCAATTACGGATATTACGCGATCACGGCCGGCGCGGACGGCACCTTCGGGACGTCGGACGACGGCGCCATCCGCCTCGCATCCGCCAGCTACGATGCCGCGTCGTGCTCGGTGACGCTCGTCCCCACCGCGCCGCTACCGCTCGGGGTGTTCGTGCGGATCGTCGTGGACGGCATGACCGACGCGCTGCTGAAGCGAGGCATCACCGACACGGCGGGGACGCTCCTCTCCGGCGCCGGCAACGGCGTGCCGGGCGGGCCCTACGTCACCACGTTCGGCGTGGGCCCGAGGCTGGCCTATGCCGACGCAGCCGGCGTGCCGGTGACGATGAACCTGGCGAAGGGCGGGCTCATCGAGGTCTTCCGCTCGGCCTTCGGGGATGTCCAGTCCGTCACCCTCCTGGGCGCGGCGCCGAAGCGGAGCATCCTCACGCTTTCGGCCGGGGTCCGACGCGGGCGGACCACCTACATGCCCCCGATCGCGGGGGCGGCCGGGGTCCGCATCCGGTATCGGCCTTCTTCCGCGGCGTTCCGCCACACGCCCGCGCCCGCCGCGCGGAGGCCCGCCCGCTGA
- a CDS encoding alpha/beta hydrolase, which translates to MRRRSMARRLARLGVLGFFVLISIAGAEQVRKQIGPNKPSPDRADMRYGPHPRNVLDFWKATATDGHPGPRPVVVFFHGGGFIGGSKSSVPAWLVDRCLAAGISVASANYRLSSHAPYPAPMLDGALAIQFLRSRAAELGIDPNRIAGCGNSAGGGIALWTGMHEDLADPGSPDPVRRQSSRLACLGLVGAQTSYDPRFIKTLVGGRAHEHVALRPLFGVTSDAQADSPEVHRLYEEASPINYASADDPPMILFYSEPNAPVAADARVGLGIHHPRFGAALKARLDPLGVECRLRHGDDYRDREHPEQAMYADLVEFFREHLRP; encoded by the coding sequence ATGAGACGGCGATCGATGGCGCGACGCCTGGCCAGGCTGGGCGTGCTTGGATTCTTCGTCCTCATCTCGATCGCGGGGGCGGAGCAGGTCCGCAAGCAGATCGGGCCCAACAAGCCGAGCCCGGACCGCGCGGACATGCGATACGGACCTCATCCGAGGAACGTCCTGGACTTCTGGAAGGCGACGGCCACGGACGGGCATCCCGGGCCGCGGCCGGTGGTCGTCTTCTTCCACGGCGGCGGATTCATCGGCGGCAGCAAGTCGAGCGTCCCGGCGTGGCTGGTGGACCGTTGCCTGGCCGCGGGCATCTCCGTGGCCTCCGCCAACTACCGCCTCTCCTCCCATGCTCCCTATCCCGCGCCGATGCTGGACGGGGCGCTCGCGATTCAGTTCCTCCGCTCCCGGGCCGCGGAGCTCGGGATCGACCCGAACCGGATCGCCGGCTGCGGCAACTCCGCCGGGGGCGGGATCGCCCTCTGGACGGGGATGCACGAGGACCTCGCCGACCCCGGTAGCCCCGATCCCGTCCGCCGGCAATCCTCGAGGCTGGCATGCCTCGGGCTCGTCGGGGCCCAGACCTCCTATGACCCGCGATTCATCAAGACCCTGGTCGGCGGCCGTGCCCACGAGCACGTGGCGCTCCGCCCCCTCTTCGGCGTGACCTCGGACGCCCAGGCGGATTCGCCCGAGGTGCACCGCCTCTACGAGGAAGCCTCGCCAATCAACTATGCCTCCGCCGACGACCCGCCGATGATCCTCTTCTACTCGGAGCCCAATGCCCCGGTCGCCGCGGACGCCCGCGTCGGGCTGGGCATCCACCACCCTCGATTCGGCGCCGCGCTGAAGGCCCGGCTGGATCCGCTGGGCGTCGAGTGCCGGCTCCGCCATGGCGACGACTACCGGGACCGCGAGCACCCGGAGCAGGCCATGTATGCCGACCTCGTCGAGTTCTTCCGCGAGCACCTCCGCCCCTGA